One genomic segment of Fusobacterium mortiferum ATCC 9817 includes these proteins:
- a CDS encoding GDP-mannose 4,6-dehydratase, translating to MNIVVTGGVGFIGSHLCETLLKEGHKVICIDNFDEFYQLNIKIRNLFESTGNKKQFKIFEKEILSKNLSKNEIINSIKEFIKNDNYKLYFMDIRDKEIEKIFREEKPDIVINLAGLAGVRPSLLNPLEYESVNVQGFINLLENCKRCGINKFIQASSSSVYGNNKIVPFKENDVVDFAISPYAATKKSCEVMGHVFHSLYNIDMIHLRFFTVYGERQRPDLAISKFVKNIIEGKEITMYGEGDTYRDYTYVADIIQGIKKSINYINSNTNVYEILNLGNGNTIALKKMISVLEKKLELEAKIKKLPKQLGDVDRTFADITKAKNMIGYSPETTFEKGIERFIKWYNEKE from the coding sequence ATGAATATTGTAGTTACTGGAGGAGTTGGTTTTATTGGCTCTCATCTATGTGAAACTCTTTTAAAAGAGGGGCATAAAGTTATCTGTATAGATAATTTTGATGAATTTTATCAATTAAATATAAAAATAAGAAATCTTTTTGAAAGCACAGGAAATAAAAAACAATTTAAAATTTTTGAAAAAGAAATATTATCTAAAAATCTATCTAAAAATGAAATTATTAATTCAATAAAAGAATTTATAAAAAATGATAACTATAAGCTTTATTTTATGGATATAAGAGATAAAGAAATCGAGAAAATTTTTAGAGAAGAAAAACCAGATATTGTAATAAATTTAGCTGGACTTGCAGGAGTTAGACCCTCTCTCTTAAATCCATTAGAGTATGAATCTGTAAATGTACAGGGATTTATAAATCTTTTAGAAAATTGTAAAAGATGTGGAATAAATAAATTTATTCAAGCTTCTTCCTCTTCTGTATATGGAAATAATAAAATTGTTCCTTTTAAAGAGAATGACGTAGTTGACTTTGCTATCTCTCCATATGCTGCTACAAAAAAGAGTTGTGAAGTAATGGGGCATGTTTTTCACTCTCTTTATAATATAGATATGATACATCTTAGATTTTTTACTGTGTATGGTGAAAGGCAAAGACCTGATTTAGCTATTTCTAAATTTGTAAAAAATATAATAGAAGGAAAAGAAATTACTATGTATGGAGAGGGAGATACCTATAGAGATTATACATATGTTGCTGATATTATACAGGGAATAAAAAAATCTATAAACTATATTAATTCTAATACTAATGTTTATGAGATTTTAAATTTAGGTAATGGTAATACAATAGCTTTAAAAAAGATGATTTCAGTTTTGGAAAAAAAACTTGAATTAGAAGCAAAAATTAAAAAACTTCCTAAGCAATTAGGTGATGTAGATAGAACCTTTGCAGATATAACAAAAGCAAAAAATATGATTGGATACTCTCCAGAAACAACTTTTGAAAAAGGTATAGAAAGATTTATAAAATGGTACAATGAAAAGGAGTAA
- a CDS encoding ArnT family glycosyltransferase has product MDKQERKYLIILAFISMVAFFSNLWVRPADLMEARNFITAREMIQNDNYIIPTLNDFLRFEKPPLPTWVTALVMNITENVKDEYILRIPVALCGILFIYLLYYFVKITTENKLQSFITAFIGSTTFMIIKIGNENTWDLYTYVFAFGAILFFIRGLKKEKLIDFFITGIFLSASIMSKGPIGIYGLILPFLIAHIYIYGFSSYKKNIVKIFVTLIITIIFSSIWPLIIYLKYPDYFLSILNKEKNTWSNSHVKSFVYYMDYFIYMGIWMFFSVLTLYFNWIKRRSENKNFSKFIFLWNILIILALSIIKMKKKRYGIPIYMISIIGVGTICYYYYNKCWDKLKKSDKILLYFQLGFISFISITIPIIIFFKGYLLNQVGLTYFIITIISFIPFIIYGIRYILYKKDINTKFIVIGSGILMLIVNLTSNWFFDTNFINKNKKENIENYTKIKVMRANPPSLNIYSNNFEIEDVWRVGKSIKPFNINNDLPDKFIFLGEVSEKMKSKFYIQKQEIYVKENGDLAKFYYLKKMEG; this is encoded by the coding sequence ATGGATAAACAAGAAAGAAAATACTTAATAATTTTAGCTTTTATTTCTATGGTTGCTTTCTTTTCAAATTTATGGGTAAGACCAGCTGATTTAATGGAAGCAAGAAACTTTATAACGGCAAGGGAGATGATACAAAATGATAATTATATTATTCCTACTCTCAATGATTTTTTAAGATTTGAAAAACCACCTCTTCCAACATGGGTTACGGCTCTTGTAATGAATATTACTGAAAATGTTAAAGATGAGTATATTTTACGTATCCCAGTTGCACTTTGTGGAATACTATTCATCTATCTTTTATATTATTTTGTAAAAATTACAACAGAAAATAAGTTACAAAGTTTTATAACAGCTTTTATTGGAAGTACAACTTTTATGATTATAAAAATAGGGAATGAAAATACTTGGGATTTATATACCTATGTTTTTGCTTTTGGAGCAATATTATTTTTTATAAGAGGTTTAAAAAAAGAAAAATTAATAGATTTTTTTATAACTGGAATTTTTCTATCTGCTTCTATAATGAGTAAAGGTCCTATTGGTATATATGGACTAATACTTCCATTTCTAATTGCTCACATCTATATTTATGGATTTTCAAGTTATAAGAAAAATATAGTAAAAATATTCGTTACTCTTATTATAACTATAATATTTTCTAGTATATGGCCACTTATAATATATTTAAAATATCCAGATTATTTTTTAAGTATTCTAAATAAAGAAAAAAATACTTGGAGTAATAGTCATGTAAAAAGTTTTGTTTATTATATGGACTATTTTATTTATATGGGTATTTGGATGTTTTTCTCTGTATTAACACTCTATTTTAATTGGATTAAAAGAAGAAGTGAAAACAAGAATTTTTCAAAGTTTATTTTTCTTTGGAATATATTAATTATTCTTGCTCTCTCTATAATAAAAATGAAGAAAAAAAGATATGGGATTCCAATATATATGATTTCTATAATAGGTGTAGGAACAATTTGTTACTATTATTATAATAAGTGTTGGGATAAATTAAAGAAATCTGATAAAATTCTTCTCTATTTTCAATTAGGATTTATCTCCTTTATTTCTATTACTATTCCAATTATTATATTTTTTAAAGGTTATCTTTTAAATCAAGTAGGATTAACATACTTCATCATTACTATAATTAGTTTTATTCCATTTATTATCTATGGAATTAGATATATTTTATATAAAAAAGATATAAACACAAAATTTATAGTAATTGGAAGTGGAATTTTGATGCTTATTGTAAATCTTACTTCAAATTGGTTTTTTGATACAAATTTTATTAATAAAAATAAAAAAGAAAATATAGAAAATTATACAAAAATAAAAGTTATGAGAGCAAATCCACCAAGTCTTAATATATATTCAAATAACTTTGAAATTGAAGATGTATGGAGAGTAGGAAAAAGTATTAAACCTTTTAATATCAATAATGATCTACCAGATAAATTTATTTTCTTAGGAGAGGTTTCAGAAAAGATGAAATCAAAATTTTATATTCAAAAGCAAGAAATTTATGTAAAAGAAAATGGAGATTTAGCAAAATTTTATTACTTGAAAAAAATGGAGGGATAA
- a CDS encoding UDP-glucose dehydrogenase family protein, with amino-acid sequence MKIGVIGTGYVGLVQGVIMADFGSNVICMDINEDRIKKLQVGESPIFEPGLKELLLKNIKEKRISFTTDIKKVVEESEVLFIAVGTPANEDDSADLHYILEVAENIGTYINGYKVIVDKSTVPVGTGKLVRETIEKKLNQRKQKISFDIVSNPEFLREGKAITDCQRPDRVVIGYESEKAKEIMKKVYDVLFINETPFIFTNIETAEMIKYSSNAMLAVKISFINEIALLAEKVGANTQEIARAMGMDGRISPKFLHCGPGYGGSCFPKDTRAIVDVGKKYGEEMLVIKAAIEANQKQKKRVIEKIISKMNGVSGKIIGILGLSFKPDTDDMREAPSIDIIRGLVKSGAKIHAYCPEGIKEARWRLADIEKNIIYCADEYSIANDADGIVLITEWNQFRGMNLKNVRERMKDNFYFDLRNVYVKDSNVRKIFKYYPIGQE; translated from the coding sequence TTGAAAATAGGTGTTATAGGAACTGGATATGTAGGACTTGTTCAAGGTGTTATCATGGCGGATTTTGGTTCTAATGTAATCTGTATGGATATAAATGAGGACAGAATAAAAAAATTACAAGTTGGAGAAAGTCCAATATTTGAACCAGGATTAAAGGAGCTTTTATTAAAAAATATAAAAGAGAAAAGAATAAGTTTCACAACTGATATAAAAAAAGTGGTTGAAGAATCAGAAGTATTATTTATAGCTGTGGGAACTCCAGCTAATGAAGATGACTCAGCTGATCTTCATTATATTTTAGAAGTCGCTGAAAATATTGGTACATATATAAATGGTTATAAAGTAATTGTAGATAAATCTACTGTTCCAGTAGGAACAGGAAAACTTGTTAGAGAAACCATTGAGAAAAAACTTAATCAAAGAAAACAAAAAATAAGTTTTGATATTGTTTCTAATCCTGAATTTTTAAGAGAAGGTAAGGCTATTACAGATTGTCAACGTCCAGATAGAGTAGTAATAGGATATGAAAGTGAAAAAGCAAAAGAGATAATGAAAAAAGTTTATGATGTATTATTTATAAATGAGACACCTTTTATTTTTACTAATATAGAAACTGCTGAAATGATAAAATACTCTTCTAATGCTATGTTAGCTGTAAAAATCTCTTTTATAAATGAGATTGCTCTTTTAGCTGAAAAAGTAGGAGCAAATACTCAAGAAATTGCAAGAGCAATGGGAATGGATGGAAGAATTTCTCCAAAATTTTTACATTGTGGACCAGGATATGGTGGTTCATGTTTTCCTAAAGATACGAGAGCAATAGTAGATGTAGGGAAAAAATATGGTGAGGAGATGTTAGTAATAAAAGCTGCTATTGAAGCTAATCAAAAACAGAAAAAAAGAGTTATAGAAAAAATAATTTCAAAAATGAATGGAGTATCTGGAAAAATTATAGGAATCTTAGGACTCTCTTTCAAACCAGATACTGATGATATGAGAGAAGCTCCAAGTATAGATATTATAAGAGGACTTGTAAAATCTGGAGCTAAAATTCATGCATATTGTCCTGAAGGAATAAAAGAAGCTAGATGGAGACTCGCAGATATAGAAAAAAATATAATATATTGTGCTGATGAATATTCTATAGCTAATGATGCAGATGGAATTGTATTAATTACTGAATGGAATCAATTTAGAGGAATGAATCTTAAAAATGTAAGAGAAAGAATGAAGGACAATTTTTATTTTGATTTAAGAAATGTCTATGTTAAAGATAGCAATGTAAGAAAAATTTTTAAATATTATCCAATCGGTCAAGAATAA
- a CDS encoding 30S ribosomal protein S1 codes for MYNNENYDEFEALLNEYLPAEEKTRVRATGIIAQRDRNFAYLDVQGQPTSVRVRNEELLAYNIGDEVEILLVGETEDGEFIIGSRRRIDMEDNLKKLEEAFEKKEIITGKIVKRIKGGYMVEAMFHQGFLPNSLSEINMKDGDNFIGKEVQLMIKDIQTEKDKKTKKITFSRKDITLQKEEQEFSQLKVGDVVEAEVTDVLDFGLSVKIGHLRGFVHISEISWKKLEKLTDEYKKGDIIKGEIISLEAEKKNIKLSIKALTRNPWDVVAETVGVGSVVEGKVTKLLPYGVFVEIADGVEGLIHMSDFTWNKKRVNLGEFVQVGDTVKVRVLEFVPAERKLKLGIKQLCENPWDTAEERFAVGKELSAKVLEVKPFGLFAEVEPGVDVFIHQSDYNWQGEPNKKFSVGDTVDFKVIELNMEDNKIKGSIKALTKSPWEVALETYKVGQTVEKEIKNIMDFGLFLNLSKGVDGFVPAQMASKDFVKNLKDKFKVGDVVKAQIVEIDKEKQRIKLSIKKIELEEERRENQELLSKYGTSSTEE; via the coding sequence ATGTATAACAACGAAAATTATGATGAATTTGAAGCTCTGCTAAATGAGTACTTACCAGCAGAGGAAAAAACAAGGGTAAGAGCAACAGGAATAATAGCACAAAGAGATAGAAACTTTGCTTATCTTGATGTACAAGGACAACCAACAAGTGTTAGAGTTAGAAACGAAGAGCTTTTAGCTTATAACATAGGTGATGAAGTAGAGATACTTTTAGTTGGAGAAACTGAAGATGGAGAATTCATAATCGGTTCAAGAAGAAGAATTGATATGGAAGATAATCTAAAAAAATTAGAAGAAGCTTTTGAAAAAAAAGAGATAATTACAGGAAAAATTGTAAAGAGAATAAAAGGTGGATATATGGTAGAAGCTATGTTCCATCAAGGATTCTTACCTAACTCTCTATCAGAAATTAATATGAAAGATGGAGATAACTTCATAGGTAAAGAAGTTCAACTTATGATAAAAGATATCCAAACAGAAAAAGATAAGAAAACTAAAAAAATAACTTTCTCAAGAAAAGATATCACTCTACAAAAAGAGGAACAAGAGTTTTCTCAATTAAAAGTAGGAGATGTAGTTGAAGCTGAAGTAACTGATGTTTTAGACTTTGGATTATCAGTAAAAATAGGACACTTAAGAGGATTTGTACATATCTCTGAAATCTCTTGGAAAAAATTAGAAAAATTAACTGATGAGTATAAAAAGGGAGATATAATAAAAGGAGAGATAATCTCTTTAGAAGCTGAAAAGAAAAATATAAAACTTTCTATAAAAGCTTTAACAAGAAATCCTTGGGATGTTGTAGCTGAAACTGTAGGAGTAGGTTCAGTTGTAGAAGGAAAAGTTACTAAATTACTTCCTTATGGAGTATTTGTAGAAATAGCTGATGGAGTAGAGGGACTTATCCATATGTCTGACTTCACTTGGAATAAGAAAAGAGTTAATCTTGGAGAGTTTGTACAAGTGGGAGATACTGTAAAAGTTAGAGTTCTTGAGTTTGTACCAGCTGAAAGAAAATTAAAATTAGGAATAAAACAACTTTGTGAAAATCCTTGGGATACTGCTGAGGAGAGATTTGCTGTTGGAAAAGAGTTATCAGCAAAAGTTTTAGAAGTAAAACCATTTGGACTATTTGCAGAAGTTGAGCCTGGAGTAGATGTATTCATCCACCAATCTGATTATAATTGGCAAGGAGAACCTAATAAAAAATTCTCTGTAGGAGATACTGTAGACTTTAAAGTTATAGAGTTAAATATGGAAGATAATAAAATAAAAGGAAGTATAAAAGCTTTAACTAAGAGTCCATGGGAAGTAGCTTTAGAAACTTATAAAGTAGGACAAACAGTAGAGAAAGAGATTAAAAATATTATGGATTTTGGATTATTCTTAAATCTAAGTAAAGGTGTAGATGGATTTGTACCTGCTCAAATGGCATCTAAAGACTTTGTTAAAAATTTAAAAGATAAATTTAAAGTTGGAGATGTTGTAAAAGCTCAAATTGTTGAAATAGATAAAGAGAAACAAAGAATAAAATTATCTATTAAGAAAATAGAATTAGAAGAAGAGAGAAGAGAAAATCAAGAGCTATTATCTAAATATGGAACTTCTTCTACTGAAGAGTAA
- a CDS encoding glycosyltransferase family 2 protein codes for MNRISVIAPVYNEKENISLFINQVETSLKKKFDSYEIILIDDGSNDGSRELLDKEAEKNGHVKVYHFTQNNGQTAAIAAGFKVCSGDLIVTMDSDLQTNPEDIYTLLPYIEEYDMVNGKRETREDGFKKKLSSFIGNSVRNFITNDDIKDTGCPLKLFKKEVVKSFYLYEGMHRFLPTLAKMNGFKVIEVPVRHYDREFGKSKYGISNRLFKGLKDAFAVRWMKQRKLHYQFDIGEEEI; via the coding sequence ATGAATCGTATATCAGTAATTGCACCTGTTTATAATGAAAAAGAAAATATATCTTTATTTATAAACCAAGTGGAAACTTCATTGAAAAAAAAGTTTGATTCTTATGAAATAATCTTAATTGATGATGGAAGTAATGATGGAAGCCGTGAATTACTTGACAAGGAAGCAGAGAAAAATGGGCATGTAAAAGTCTATCATTTTACCCAAAATAATGGTCAAACTGCTGCTATTGCAGCTGGGTTTAAAGTTTGTTCTGGAGATCTAATAGTAACTATGGATTCAGACTTACAAACTAATCCAGAAGATATATATACACTTTTACCATATATTGAAGAATACGATATGGTAAATGGAAAACGTGAAACAAGAGAAGATGGATTTAAAAAGAAACTTTCCTCTTTTATAGGAAATAGCGTAAGAAATTTCATAACAAATGATGATATAAAAGATACGGGATGTCCTTTAAAACTTTTTAAAAAAGAAGTAGTAAAAAGTTTTTATCTATATGAAGGAATGCATAGATTTTTACCCACTCTTGCTAAAATGAATGGATTTAAAGTTATTGAAGTTCCAGTTAGGCATTATGATAGAGAGTTTGGAAAATCTAAATATGGAATTTCTAATAGACTTTTTAAAGGGCTTAAAGATGCTTTTGCTGTAAGATGGATGAAACAAAGAAAATTACATTATCAATTTGACATTGGAGAAGAAGAAATATGA
- a CDS encoding response regulator transcription factor yields MKKVLIIEDDKNIRRFLQLELEHEGYKVIIGENGEIGINKFKNETPDIILLDLMMPILSGEEVCKIIRKTSEIPIIILTAKDQTLNKIELLDMGADDYITKPFEIEELFARMRVALRNKKEFKTHNTITYENLKLEIDSKILFKGEEKIFLTKKEYNIMYLFLLNKEIVISREKIIEEIWGYDFEGKDKIVDVYINLLRKKIENKNEKYIHTVRGFGYILKKIIKNEGESL; encoded by the coding sequence TTGAAAAAAGTACTAATAATAGAAGATGACAAGAATATAAGAAGATTTCTTCAATTAGAATTAGAGCATGAAGGATATAAAGTTATTATTGGAGAAAATGGAGAAATTGGTATTAATAAATTTAAAAATGAAACTCCTGATATTATTCTTCTTGATTTAATGATGCCAATTTTAAGTGGAGAAGAAGTTTGTAAAATTATAAGAAAAACTTCAGAAATTCCTATTATAATTTTAACTGCTAAAGATCAGACACTAAATAAGATAGAACTACTTGATATGGGAGCTGATGATTATATTACAAAACCTTTTGAAATAGAGGAACTTTTTGCTAGAATGAGGGTTGCTCTTAGAAATAAAAAAGAATTTAAAACACATAATACTATCACATATGAGAATTTAAAATTAGAGATAGATTCAAAAATACTATTTAAAGGAGAAGAAAAAATATTCCTCACTAAAAAAGAATATAATATTATGTATCTTTTTTTACTAAATAAAGAAATTGTTATATCACGTGAAAAAATAATTGAAGAAATTTGGGGGTATGATTTTGAGGGAAAAGATAAAATTGTAGATGTATATATTAATCTTCTTAGAAAAAAAATAGAAAATAAAAATGAAAAATATATTCATACAGTTAGAGGCTTTGGCTATATATTAAAAAAAATTATTAAAAATGAAGGAGAGTCCCTATGA
- a CDS encoding sensor histidine kinase → MKKLSYELMKSYRNLIILFSISYMITMLFFSSYIKNAAYLDIEVINGFINYEMNGIEEKLKKGENFEEIFLEALEECPKIQGITVIFKNTGKYYSYDLKEEFINLLNETNIYEEIQSLGFYKYEFLNKKIEIDGKNTIEILIIKDMKEDRKIILSILEASFVLIFITIITSIVIAKRFYNKIIPPLENLRDITNKVNLENMNYKLESKNNFVEFNSIINSYNNMLKRLQSQTEAQINFVNSASHEMKTPIFIISGYINLIKRWGIENKDIVIEALNSIEEETKNMSSLISKLLFLAKDDYDEKENKNFNISKAITEIINDLKIIYPNQKINFSSKKSFINSDYHLIRQLFLNLIENAIKYGRDKEIYINIRENKNIIVDIIDNGEGISQENLKHIFDRFFRVDKARSREMKSHGLGLSIVKKIVETLNIDLDIRSELNKGTIVTLTLPLK, encoded by the coding sequence ATGAAAAAATTATCCTATGAGCTGATGAAGAGTTATAGAAATTTAATAATTTTATTTTCAATATCTTATATGATAACAATGCTTTTCTTTTCTTCTTATATAAAAAATGCAGCCTATTTAGATATAGAGGTAATCAACGGATTTATAAATTATGAAATGAATGGAATAGAAGAAAAACTTAAAAAAGGAGAAAATTTTGAAGAAATATTTTTAGAAGCTTTAGAAGAGTGTCCTAAAATTCAAGGAATAACAGTTATTTTTAAAAATACGGGTAAATACTATTCATATGATTTAAAAGAAGAATTTATTAATCTTTTAAATGAAACAAATATATATGAAGAAATCCAGAGTTTAGGCTTCTATAAATATGAATTTTTAAATAAAAAAATAGAAATAGATGGGAAAAATACAATTGAGATTTTAATTATAAAAGATATGAAAGAAGATAGAAAAATAATTCTTAGTATACTTGAAGCTTCTTTTGTTTTAATATTTATAACTATTATTACAAGTATAGTTATAGCAAAAAGATTTTATAATAAAATTATACCACCTTTAGAAAATTTAAGAGATATTACAAATAAAGTGAATCTTGAAAATATGAATTATAAATTAGAAAGTAAAAATAACTTTGTTGAATTTAATTCAATAATAAATTCATATAATAATATGCTTAAAAGATTACAATCACAAACAGAAGCACAAATTAATTTTGTAAATAGTGCTTCCCACGAAATGAAAACACCTATTTTTATTATAAGTGGTTATATTAATCTTATAAAAAGATGGGGAATTGAAAATAAAGATATTGTAATAGAAGCTCTTAATTCAATAGAAGAAGAAACCAAAAATATGTCTTCTCTTATTTCAAAACTTTTATTTCTAGCAAAAGATGACTATGATGAGAAAGAAAACAAGAATTTTAATATTTCAAAAGCTATAACAGAAATTATAAATGATTTAAAAATTATTTATCCAAATCAAAAAATAAATTTTTCTTCTAAAAAAAGTTTCATTAATTCTGATTATCATCTTATAAGACAACTTTTTTTAAATCTTATTGAAAATGCTATTAAATATGGGAGAGATAAAGAGATTTATATAAATATAAGAGAAAATAAAAATATAATAGTAGATATTATTGATAATGGGGAAGGTATTAGTCAAGAAAATTTAAAACATATTTTTGATAGATTTTTTAGAGTAGATAAGGCAAGAAGTAGAGAAATGAAAAGTCATGGACTTGGTCTTTCAATAGTAAAAAAAATAGTAGAAACTTTAAATATCGACTTAGATATAAGAAGTGAATTAAATAAAGGAACTATTGTTACTCTTACTCTTCCGTTAAAATAA
- a CDS encoding lipid-A-disaccharide synthase N-terminal domain-containing protein → MIKSFDWNIFVIIGFLGQIMFSMRFILQWIASEKAGQSIIPFSFWIFSLGGSLLLFLYAVYKKDPVFILGQAPNLFIYSRNIWLIKKNKKKRE, encoded by the coding sequence ATGATAAAAAGTTTTGATTGGAATATATTTGTAATAATAGGATTTTTAGGACAAATTATGTTTTCTATGAGATTTATTTTACAATGGATTGCTAGTGAAAAAGCAGGACAAAGTATTATACCCTTTTCATTCTGGATATTTAGCTTGGGGGGAAGTCTTCTTCTCTTTTTATATGCAGTATATAAAAAAGATCCAGTATTTATTTTAGGACAAGCTCCAAATCTTTTTATATATTCAAGAAATATCTGGCTAATTAAAAAGAATAAAAAGAAAAGGGAGTGA